One genomic segment of Nothobranchius furzeri strain GRZ-AD chromosome 10, NfurGRZ-RIMD1, whole genome shotgun sequence includes these proteins:
- the LOC107387197 gene encoding 14-3-3 protein epsilon isoform X3, translating to MGERENLVYQAKLAEQAERYDEMVESMKKVASMDVELTVEERNLLSVAYKNVIGARRASWRIISSLEQKEENKGGEDKLKMIREYRKTVEKELKSICNDILDVLDKHLILAATTGESKVFYYKMKGDYHRYLAEFATGNDRKEAAENSLVAYKAASDIAMIELPPTHPIRLGLALNFSVFYYEILNSPDRACRLAKEAFDNAIAELDTLSEESYKDSTLIMQLLRDNLTLWTSDVQGDGEKNDS from the exons AAATGGTGGAGTCGATGAAGAAGGTGGCCAGTATGGATGTGGAGCTGACGGTGGAGGAGAGGAACCTGCTGTCTGTAGCGTACAAGAACGTGATCGGAGCCAGAAGAGCCTCGTGGAGGATAATCAGCAGCCTCGAACAGAAGGAAGAGAACAAAGGTGGAGAGGACAAACTAAAGATGATCCGTGAATACAGGAAAACG GTTGAGAAGGAGCTGAAATCAATCTGCAACGATATTCTGGACGTGCTGGACAAACACCTCATCTTAGCTGCTACCACGGGGGAATCCAAGGTTTTCTACTACAAAAT GAAGGGAGATTACCACAGGTACCTGGCCGAGTTCGCCACAGGCAACGACAGGAAGGAGGCCGCTGAGAACAGTTTGGTAGCGTACAAAGCCGCGAGTGACATCGCCATGATCGAACTCCCTCCAACTCACCCCATCCGCCTGGGACTggcccttaacttctcagttttctATTATGAAATCCTCAACTCCCCGGACCGTGCTTGCAG GTTGGCGAAGGAAGCCTTTGATAACGCCATTGCAGAACTGGACACGCTGAGTGAGGAAAGCTATAAGGACTCAACACTTATCATGCAGCTGCTACGCGACAACTTGACGCTATGGACCTCAGACGTTCAGGGAGACGGTGAGAAAAATG ACTCTTAA
- the LOC107387197 gene encoding 14-3-3 protein epsilon isoform X4 produces MGERENLVYQAKLAEQAERYDEMVESMKKVASMDVELTVEERNLLSVAYKNVIGARRASWRIISSLEQKEENKGGEDKLKMIREYRKTVEKELKSICNDILDVLDKHLILAATTGESKVFYYKMKGDYHRYLAEFATGNDRKEAAENSLVAYKAASDIAMIELPPTHPIRLGLALNFSVFYYEILNSPDRACRLAKEAFDNAIAELDTLSEESYKDSTLIMQLLRDNLTLWTSDVQGDDS; encoded by the exons AAATGGTGGAGTCGATGAAGAAGGTGGCCAGTATGGATGTGGAGCTGACGGTGGAGGAGAGGAACCTGCTGTCTGTAGCGTACAAGAACGTGATCGGAGCCAGAAGAGCCTCGTGGAGGATAATCAGCAGCCTCGAACAGAAGGAAGAGAACAAAGGTGGAGAGGACAAACTAAAGATGATCCGTGAATACAGGAAAACG GTTGAGAAGGAGCTGAAATCAATCTGCAACGATATTCTGGACGTGCTGGACAAACACCTCATCTTAGCTGCTACCACGGGGGAATCCAAGGTTTTCTACTACAAAAT GAAGGGAGATTACCACAGGTACCTGGCCGAGTTCGCCACAGGCAACGACAGGAAGGAGGCCGCTGAGAACAGTTTGGTAGCGTACAAAGCCGCGAGTGACATCGCCATGATCGAACTCCCTCCAACTCACCCCATCCGCCTGGGACTggcccttaacttctcagttttctATTATGAAATCCTCAACTCCCCGGACCGTGCTTGCAG GTTGGCGAAGGAAGCCTTTGATAACGCCATTGCAGAACTGGACACGCTGAGTGAGGAAAGCTATAAGGACTCAACACTTATCATGCAGCTGCTACGCGACAACTTGACGCTATGGACCTCAGACGTTCAGGGAGACG ACTCTTAA
- the LOC107387197 gene encoding 14-3-3 protein epsilon isoform X1, producing MGERENLVYQAKLAEQAERYDEMVESMKKVASMDVELTVEERNLLSVAYKNVIGARRASWRIISSLEQKEENKGGEDKLKMIREYRKTVEKELKSICNDILDVLDKHLILAATTGESKVFYYKMKGDYHRYLAEFATGNDRKEAAENSLVAYKAASDIAMIELPPTHPIRLGLALNFSVFYYEILNSPDRACRLAKEAFDNAIAELDTLSEESYKDSTLIMQLLRDNLTLWTSDVQGDGEKNGEEQNKEALQDAEEEAQ from the exons AAATGGTGGAGTCGATGAAGAAGGTGGCCAGTATGGATGTGGAGCTGACGGTGGAGGAGAGGAACCTGCTGTCTGTAGCGTACAAGAACGTGATCGGAGCCAGAAGAGCCTCGTGGAGGATAATCAGCAGCCTCGAACAGAAGGAAGAGAACAAAGGTGGAGAGGACAAACTAAAGATGATCCGTGAATACAGGAAAACG GTTGAGAAGGAGCTGAAATCAATCTGCAACGATATTCTGGACGTGCTGGACAAACACCTCATCTTAGCTGCTACCACGGGGGAATCCAAGGTTTTCTACTACAAAAT GAAGGGAGATTACCACAGGTACCTGGCCGAGTTCGCCACAGGCAACGACAGGAAGGAGGCCGCTGAGAACAGTTTGGTAGCGTACAAAGCCGCGAGTGACATCGCCATGATCGAACTCCCTCCAACTCACCCCATCCGCCTGGGACTggcccttaacttctcagttttctATTATGAAATCCTCAACTCCCCGGACCGTGCTTGCAG GTTGGCGAAGGAAGCCTTTGATAACGCCATTGCAGAACTGGACACGCTGAGTGAGGAAAGCTATAAGGACTCAACACTTATCATGCAGCTGCTACGCGACAACTTGACGCTATGGACCTCAGACGTTCAGGGAGACGGTGAGAAAAATG GCGAAGAACAGAACAAAGAAGCGCTGCAGGATGCGGAGGAAGAAGCCCAGTGA
- the LOC107387197 gene encoding 14-3-3 protein epsilon isoform X2, translated as MGERENLVYQAKLAEQAERYDEMVESMKKVASMDVELTVEERNLLSVAYKNVIGARRASWRIISSLEQKEENKGGEDKLKMIREYRKTVEKELKSICNDILDVLDKHLILAATTGESKVFYYKMKGDYHRYLAEFATGNDRKEAAENSLVAYKAASDIAMIELPPTHPIRLGLALNFSVFYYEILNSPDRACRLAKEAFDNAIAELDTLSEESYKDSTLIMQLLRDNLTLWTSDVQGDGEEQNKEALQDAEEEAQ; from the exons AAATGGTGGAGTCGATGAAGAAGGTGGCCAGTATGGATGTGGAGCTGACGGTGGAGGAGAGGAACCTGCTGTCTGTAGCGTACAAGAACGTGATCGGAGCCAGAAGAGCCTCGTGGAGGATAATCAGCAGCCTCGAACAGAAGGAAGAGAACAAAGGTGGAGAGGACAAACTAAAGATGATCCGTGAATACAGGAAAACG GTTGAGAAGGAGCTGAAATCAATCTGCAACGATATTCTGGACGTGCTGGACAAACACCTCATCTTAGCTGCTACCACGGGGGAATCCAAGGTTTTCTACTACAAAAT GAAGGGAGATTACCACAGGTACCTGGCCGAGTTCGCCACAGGCAACGACAGGAAGGAGGCCGCTGAGAACAGTTTGGTAGCGTACAAAGCCGCGAGTGACATCGCCATGATCGAACTCCCTCCAACTCACCCCATCCGCCTGGGACTggcccttaacttctcagttttctATTATGAAATCCTCAACTCCCCGGACCGTGCTTGCAG GTTGGCGAAGGAAGCCTTTGATAACGCCATTGCAGAACTGGACACGCTGAGTGAGGAAAGCTATAAGGACTCAACACTTATCATGCAGCTGCTACGCGACAACTTGACGCTATGGACCTCAGACGTTCAGGGAGACG GCGAAGAACAGAACAAAGAAGCGCTGCAGGATGCGGAGGAAGAAGCCCAGTGA